A portion of the Panthera tigris isolate Pti1 chromosome E1, P.tigris_Pti1_mat1.1, whole genome shotgun sequence genome contains these proteins:
- the SDF2 gene encoding stromal cell-derived factor 2 isoform X1, with protein sequence MAVVPLLMLGGLWSAVGASNLAVVTCGSVVKLLNTRHNVRLHSHDVRYGSGSGQQSVTGVTSVDDSNSYWRIRGKTATVCERGTPIRCGQPIRLTHVNTGRNLHSHHFTSPLSGNQEVSAFGEEGEGDYLDDWTVLCNGPYWVRDGEVRFKHSSTEVLLSVTGEQYGRPISGQKEVHGMAQPSQNNYWKTMEGIFMKPTELLKTEAHHAEL encoded by the exons ATGGCGGTGGTGCCGCTACTGATGTTGGGCGGTTTGTGGAGTGCTGTGGGAGCGTCCAATCTGGCTGTTGTTACATGCGGCTCTGTAGTGAAGCTACTCAATACGCGCCACAACGTGCGACTGCACTCACACGACGTGCGATATGGGTCAG GTAGTGGGCAGCAGTCAGTGACAGGTGTAACCTCTGTGGATGACAGCAATAGTTACTGGAGGATACGGGGGAAGACCGCTACAGTGTGTGAGAGGGGAACCCCCATCAGATGTGGCCAACCCATCCGGCTGACACATGTCAACACTGGCCGAAATCTCCATAGTCACCACTTCACCTCACCTCTTTCTGGGAACCAG GAAGTGAGCGCTTTTGGTGAGGAGGGTGAAGGCGATTATCTGGATGACTGGACAGTGCTCTGTAATGGGCCCTACTGGGTGAGGGATGGTGAGGTGCGGTTCAAGCATTCTTCCACTGAAGTTCTGCTGTCTGTCACCGGAGAACAATACGGTCGACCCATTAGTGGGCAAAAAGAGGTACATGGCATGGCCCAGCCTAGCCAGAACAACTACTGGAAAACCATGGAAGGCATCTTCATGAAGCCCACTGAGTTGTTAAAGACAGAAGCTCATCACGCAGAGCTATGA
- the SDF2 gene encoding stromal cell-derived factor 2 isoform X2, with amino-acid sequence MTETGFEPNLSSFKACFQLLQAGTTQCGRDRHVENYSSGQQSVTGVTSVDDSNSYWRIRGKTATVCERGTPIRCGQPIRLTHVNTGRNLHSHHFTSPLSGNQEVSAFGEEGEGDYLDDWTVLCNGPYWVRDGEVRFKHSSTEVLLSVTGEQYGRPISGQKEVHGMAQPSQNNYWKTMEGIFMKPTELLKTEAHHAEL; translated from the exons ATGACAGAGACGGGGTTCGAACCAAATCTGTCCAGTTTCAAAGCCTGCTTTCAGCTACTCCAGGCTGGCACTACTCAGTGCGGGAGAGACAGACATGTAGAAAATTACA GTAGTGGGCAGCAGTCAGTGACAGGTGTAACCTCTGTGGATGACAGCAATAGTTACTGGAGGATACGGGGGAAGACCGCTACAGTGTGTGAGAGGGGAACCCCCATCAGATGTGGCCAACCCATCCGGCTGACACATGTCAACACTGGCCGAAATCTCCATAGTCACCACTTCACCTCACCTCTTTCTGGGAACCAG GAAGTGAGCGCTTTTGGTGAGGAGGGTGAAGGCGATTATCTGGATGACTGGACAGTGCTCTGTAATGGGCCCTACTGGGTGAGGGATGGTGAGGTGCGGTTCAAGCATTCTTCCACTGAAGTTCTGCTGTCTGTCACCGGAGAACAATACGGTCGACCCATTAGTGGGCAAAAAGAGGTACATGGCATGGCCCAGCCTAGCCAGAACAACTACTGGAAAACCATGGAAGGCATCTTCATGAAGCCCACTGAGTTGTTAAAGACAGAAGCTCATCACGCAGAGCTATGA